The sequence below is a genomic window from Roseivirga misakiensis.
TTGGGCTAAAGGTAGTTCGGTAGTATAATTCAGGGTATTCGTTTGTCTTCTCATATAGGCTTTCCAAGCATCTGAACCTGACTCTCTACCACCCCCAGTTTCTTTCTCGCCACCAAAGGCTCCACCAATTTCGGCACCTGAAGTACCAATATTAACGTTGGCAATTCCACAATCAGAACCAGAAGCAGAAAGGAAATAATGTGCTTCCTGTACACTGTTAGTCATAATAGCCGACGATAGGCCTTGTGCCACGCCGTTTTGCAAGTCTATCGCATTTTGCACATCTCCTTCGTATTTCAGCAAATATAAAATCGGGGCAAAGGTTTCGGCCTGAACAATCTCAAACTCGTTGTTCGCTTCTACTATACAAGGTTTTACATAGCAGCCGCTCTCATATCCTTCACCTTCTAAAACGCCACCTTCAACGATAACATTACCACCTTCTGTTTTCACCTTACCAATAGCAGCAAGATAGCTATTCACAGCATCCTTATCGATAAGCGGACCTACATGGTTATTTTCATCCAACGGATTTCCAATACGCAATTGACCATAAGCATCAACTAAGGCTTGCTTTACTTTATCATAAATAGATTCGTGAATAATCAGTCTTCTTGTAGAAGTACATCGCTGGCCAGCAGTCCCAACTGCTCCAAAGACACTTCCAATAACCGTCATGCGTAAGTCTGCCTCAGGCGAAATAATAATCGCGTTGTTACCACCCAGTTCTAGGATTGATTTACCCAAACGCTCGGCCACAGCTTTACCCACAATCTTACCCATTCTGATAGATCCCGTGGCAGAAACCAATGGCACTCGACCATCTGCGGTCATCATTTCTCCTACTGTATAATCTCCATTAATCATGCATGATATTCCTTCTGGTAGATTATTGTCTTTCAATACCTCAGCAATAATATTTTGACAAGCCACACCACATAAAGGTGTCTTTTCTGAAGGTTTCCAAATACAAACATCACCGCAAATCCATGCTATAGCTGTATTCCAAGCCCAAACGGCCACTGGGAAATTGAAAGCAGAGATAATCCCTACAATTCCGAGTGGATGCCACTGCTCCTGCATATGGTGTCCGGGACGTTCTGATTTTATCGTCAAACCGTGCAATTGACGGGACAATCCAACAGCAAAGTCGCAGATATCAATCATCTCCTGTACCTCACCAAGACCTTCTTGAAACGACTTGCCCATTTCATATGACACTAGCTTACCCAATGCATCCTTATTTGCTCTTAACTTCTCTCCAAACTGGCGAACAATCTCTCCGCGGTGGGGGGCTGGCATATCTCGCCACATTTTAAATGCACCTTGAGCCGTTGTCACAACTTGCTCATATTCTGCCGCAGTAGTAGCCGTAACTGATCCAATCAAGTGACCATCTACAGGAGAATATGATGAAATCTCCGTTCCAGACCCTAATGTTTCCAGGCCAGTCGAAGTCCCATGATTACTTGATTTAACACCTAATTTGTTAAGTGCATCAGCCATGCCGAAGTCTTGCTGAATTTCCATTTTCTATTCGTTTTAATTTCCACCTCATAGTTACGGCTATTTTAGATGGAGTGCAAAAGCGGCAATCAGATTTATACCTTGAGATGAACCCATAAAAAAACCTCACAAGGTGAGGTTCAATTTCTTAGGAATTATGGCAAGTCTTACCAATCAATTTTAAAGTACTCCTTCTCCCCTTCGGGATATTTACCCATGACGTAAAAATCTCTCTTTTTACTATCTAATAGGCTCTGGAACTGCTCTAAATCAGTGATATCCCGATCGCCAACTTTAGTAATTACAAAATTCTCTTTGAGACCAGCTTTTTTCCAAGCGCCATCTCCAAGTTCTAACAGTTGAACACCTCCTTCAACTCTCAGCGCATATTTTAATCGGTCAGACAAGCCTGCAAAAGTGGCTCCTTCTACCTTATAAGTAAACTTAATTTCTTCAGGATCTCTTGTGATCAATTCAATCTTTTCTTTGAGCGTAAGGTTTGCCTCTTTTTTAAGTCCATCTCTTTTGAATTGAACCAAAATCTCATCACCAGGTCTTTTTCTAGCCACAAATTCTTGCAACTCACTCGTTGTTCTTATTGGTCGTTCATCAATCCCTACGATCACATCATTATCCTTAATCCCCGCTTTGTCAGCAGCACCTCCAGGACTTACACCCCTGATCAAAACACCCGATAATTCCGTCGTTCCGCGACCATCGGCATCCATAATTTGGACACCAAGCAAACCTCTTTTCACCTCGCCAAACTCTAAAAGGTCGTCCATTACTTTTTTGACTAAAATGGAAGGTACGGCGAATGAATATCCGCTAAAAGTACCCGTGTTCGTAGCAATGGCCGTGTTGATACCAATCAGTCCTCCATCTAGATTGACCAAAGCACCTCCACTATTACCACGGTTAACAACGGCATCCGTTTGGATGAAAGATTCAATTCCATATTGATTTCTCTGCCCGCTGATCAGGTTGATATTTCGGGCCTTAGCGCTGACAATTCCAGCAGTAACTGTATTATTTAAATCGAATGGGTTTCCGACGGCCAACACCCACTCACCAATTTCAACTTGGTCGGAATCACCGAATTCTACAAAGTCTAGATCACCTGCTGCCTTAATTTTAATGAGTGCTAGATCAGTATCTTCATCTACTCCTATCAACTCTGCCTCAATTCTTCTATTATCGTCAAGTCTTACTTCCAACTCATCAGCATCTTCTACCACGTGATAATTTGTAGCGATATATCCATCAGGTGAAATAATTACCCCTGAACCAGTAGATTGTCTCACACGACCTCTTCTTCCCAATAACTTAGACCATGATCTTGAACCACTAGAAGGTTTTGATGTATTTGTAATGTGAACTACTGCGGGAACAGCAGCACGAGATGCCTTGATAAAATTAATCCCTTCTGGTACTATGTAGTCTTTGGGAGACTCGTCAATTTTATTAAAAGAGGTGGTAACGGTAGAACTTAGCCCAGCATTGTTATTTATGCCCATTTGGCCATCAGTCATAACGTTCATTCCAATAAGAACGACCAATCCGCCAAGACAGGAAGAAGCCAGCAAAGCCAGGAAGAATTGTTTTTTACTTATCATAGCAGAAGTGTTAACGTTGGAATTCTAACGCTCAATAAAGCTGTGGTGTTCTAATATATTTAAAATATGGTCTGATTTAACGGGATTTAACAAAAAAATAGGGCTACCATCTCTGGTAGCCCCTTAATCAACCTCAACAACACTAACCTACTTCACGGTTATCTTCGAAACTATTCTTTTACTTTCATCTTTCGGCACAACTACATTTAGAATGCCATTGTTATAAGATGCTTCAATTTTTGATTCTTCTACGCTATCTGGTAATTGAAAAGACTTTTTAAAAGTTCCATACTGTGTTTGAACAGCATAAAAATTTCTCTCTTTATCTTCTTTCACGAATTTCCTTTCCCCACTGATAGTCAGAAGACCATCCCTTAAATCGATGTTAATATCTTTCTTATCTAAGCCCGGTACTGCCAATTGAATCTCAAAAGCCTTGTCGGACTCGGCTATATCTACACGAGGTGTAAAAGATGCCGTCGTTTGGTCAGTTGACTCATTTAAGAAACGATCGAAAAACCGATCTATTGTCAATGGTGATGTCCAGTCTGAATTTCTACGTACTAAGTTCATGTCTTTATTTTTTTAGTTTTTAATTCTTTTTCCTCCTCTATTATTCAAAATCATACCATCGCAAAAAATGAAAGAAACACTGTCTTTTTGTCTTGATTTTGATTAGATGCAGAAATTTTTGCGTCATATTGACAGTATTCATGCGCAAATTTGTCGTATGAGATGATCGAATGATTCTCTATTTTAGCTGGCGATCATTAGCGAATGTCGTCGAATCGAAAAAACTTAATAAAAGCTCTAGGTCCAGGGATTCTTTTTGCCAGTACATGTATTGGTGTTTCACACTTAGTCCAATCGACGCGAGCGGGAGCAGATTTCGGTTATGGACTAGTAGCGTTTATTATCCTCGCTTTACTTTTCAAATACCCATTCTTCGAATTTGGCTCTAGATACACTGCTGCTACAAAAAAGAGCTTATTGGAAGGCTATCTTGCCGAAGGTAAGTGGGTGCTTTGGATCTATTTTATATTAAGCCTTTTCTCGATGTTTACCGTAACCGCTGCAGTAACATTTGTGACGGCGGGAATGTTTAACAACCTCACTGGCCTCACCCTCGACCCCACCTATGTATCTGGGCTGATCTTACTTTTCTGTACAGTGGTTTTGGCGATAGGAAAATATGGCTTGTTAGACGCCATGCTTAAAATTGTTGGGGCTGTATTATTGGTATCAACGCTTGTTGCCTTTTTCGCATCAATAGCCAAAGGAAGAGTAACTCCAGTAGAAGGTTTTATCCCGCCAGAAATCACAGAAAGAAGTAGCCTCATCTTTATTATCGCTTTAATGGGCTGGATGCCTACAGCCGTAGATCTTTCCACATGGAATAGCCTCTGGGCAGTGGAACGCATGAAACAAATTGGTTACACCCCAAAATTAAAAGCCATACTATTTGATTTTAATTTTGGCTATCTCGTCACCGCCGTGCTCGCCATCTGCTTTCTAACTTTGGGTGCTAATGTAATGTACGGCACAGACGTCGAGCTTTCAGGAAATTCCACGACCTTTTCCGATCAGGTAGTCACACTATTTACGAGTGCGCTGGGTGACTGGGCCTATTTGATTATTGCCACTGCTGCATTTAGCGCCATGTTTAGTACAACTATTACCGTTGTCGATGGATTTGGGAGGGCCATGGGCGAAACTGTACGCTTATTGTTCTTTAAAGAAGCCGACTCAAAACGAACATATAATGGCATGATGGTTACGGTGAGTGTAATTTCATTCCTATTTATTCTATTGCTTGCTGCTAACCTGAAAGACCTTGTAGACCTTGCCACAATTATATCTTTCTTGATTGCCCCGGTGATTGCTTTAATCAATTATCGAGTAATCACCTCAAAACAAATTACGGAGGAATTCAGACCAAATCAACGGCTATTAGGGCTAGCCAAAACGGGCATTGTATTCCTCTCGGCCTTCGCGATCGTTTATGTGATCGTTTATTTTTTCATGGGGTAAAAAAATGTCAAAAAAGATATTGGATTAGTTGAATACAACTACTAATATTGCACTCCGTTTTGAACGCAAGACGGCTAAAAAACATAAAATTCCTCCTTACCTGCCTGTCGGCAGACAGGGTTCAGTAACTGAGCTTTTGTTTATTCAGAATTGAATCAATGAGATTCTAAAAGGTAATGAAGATAAGTGTTGGAATACTTTCCTCCTTAGCTCAGTTGGTTAGAGCATCTGACTGTTAATCAGAGGGTCCTTGGTTCGAGCCCAAGAGGAGGAGCTTAAAAGACAGCCAGTTACGAAAGTGACTGGCTTTTTTTATAATCTATCCGCACTTTTTCCACATTACAAAGTATTTGACTGAGCTGGATATCAGCTTGGCTCGGTTTAAAAACATGACTTTGAACTCCTCTACAAAGCCAACTTGTGCGTCATTCCAATTTCCTCGAAAAAGCTCTTCAGAATGTCGAGAACATGTCACTACTTCGCAGTCAATAAGATCAATGTTAGGATAAATAGGACAGTGTGATTTCTGCAACTTCGGGTTTCTTATAGAAGTACTCCAAGCTCTGATCTGAATAGGTTATTTTGTTGACCAAGGACTTTTGAATTGCCATTAGACATGGATTTTCTCCTTTAGTTATGTTTTGATTGTTGGGCGAGACCAAAACAGTAGCATTAAAAAGAAAGGCTATGACTCACATGCATTATTAGCGGATAGCGTCATTGACTCTTTCTATGACTCTTTTAAGTCTACCTACTCGAGTAGAAGTCATATAAAAAAAGAGCTGACCAGAAATATGGACACGGTATAGTATGATGAACAAATTACCTCGCGCCTATAAATTTAGATCAAAAGATAATTGCAAATCAAAAAATGCTTTACCTTAAAAATATTAACTCGTTCAATATCAGTTATTTATAAATAAAACTACTAAAAATCTTTGTTTTTTTTCTGATTTTTTATCTCAACCTCTCATCTATTTACGTAATAGATATGTAGTCTTTCTGGGAAACTGCGGTGTCTAACTTAACTGGTGAATTATGGAATTGCTAACTGATGAAGAAATTAAGAAGTGTACAAGAATGATGTATACAAACGTTTACAAAATTGTAGAAGCCAAAACTGCATACGCTGATGAAGCTCATATGTTAACACAGGATATTTTACAGGATACTTGGATCAAATACACAATCAATGAGTCAAAGTATTCTGATAGAGACAAGAATCACCTCATTAATACGATAGTGAAAATGGCCTTTTACACTGCATGTGATGAGTTGAGAAGGAGAAGTCGATATACAAGAGTTTCCTTCGAAACAATTATGTCAGGTATTTATGGTGATCTTTTTATTGACACCTATGCAATCAAAATGGATCAACTCTCTCGTTTTACTGGGTCCGTACACTGTATTGTTTCTGCAGAGGAGTTGTTCGAAGAAATGCTAGCTTGCTTTCCTGATTCAAGAGAAAGAGCTATCACCAGGATAGAATTAAGGTCTTCGGCCGAGAATAGAGAGGAAAAGTACGACTTATATAACCTAAAGTATAAGAACAACCTTGGCCCAATAAGCAGAAGCTACTTTTATAAGCTTTTGCCATTAGTTAGAAGTAAAGCGGAGAAATACGTACTAACTCTCCTTCAAGAAAAAGGAATATAGTAAACTAAGAAAGAGGGTCCATTTGGGCCCTTAATTATAGAAGTCAAGTAGTACTTGACGTATTGGAAATTAAACTGTAAAAATTATGTCACATAAAAATAATCCTACTATGAGTCAAAATGACGAACTCGTTGAGAACGAGAAGGAAATACTAAAAGGAAACCATGAAGGTGAAAAATTGGATAATCATCTGGAAGAGCTGATGACGGACATCCGAAACTTAGATAAAGCGTATGACAGCATCGATATGAAAGTCAATGCTGAGTTCTTTGCTAAACATGCCGAAGCTAACCATGAAAAGATTCTCAAAGAGAATCCAGAAATACTTGACAATTTTGACGAAGACAAATTTCTCAAACAGATTAAAAGTTTAAAAAACACACTTTAATACCCTCCATTACATTCACTTTATTAAAAGATGCCCTTAATAGGGCATTTTTTGTTATTTGTATCTCACTTGACATAAATAAGATGTAATAGTATTAGAACCTTAAAACTTTGCATCATGATTTTAGATTTAGACCCTAAAAATGTCAAAAGGACGATATTCATTATTTCTGTGATAATTGCTGCTTACACGAGTAGTTTCATAAACAACCCTAGTATTGGAACTTATTGGCAAACACTAATTCAGCTAGCGATTTTTGGAAGCTTCGGACTGAGCACAAAATTTATAGTAAAATCACTTCTTGGGGAAGATACTTGGTTCAGGCGCATTCTACTTGGAGTTCATGACATATACGGATTCTGGGTAGATTGTATAAAGGATCAGAACGGAGAAGTAGTATATGTATGCATGAATGAAATAAAATTCATTGACAAATATCCTTATGTTTTGTGCTACTCTAGTAGATATAATTTAGATGGGAATAAGGTTGAAGACATCATCTTGGATGATTGGAAGTTCATAGGTGATAGCCGTTATGAACTTAAAAACGGAGTTATAATTTTCAGCTCACGAGGAGATTGTAGAAACTCCTTTACGTTTAAATTTAACATTAACGAAGAGCCAGTGGTGTGCGATGGGTATAAGATCACTAATAGTTACAATATAAGTGAATTAAAATCTGATAAGAATTCAAGAAAGATGGAAGCCAAATTAATCCGAGATTACATTGAAAATTTTCGAACACAAAGTTGACAGGTAATTGGAATTATCGCATTAGGCTACATAATGAAATGTTGATTCAAATTTAAGTGAAGACATGGTAAGATCCGCCAGCCAGAGCATACTAGTCATGGTAAAAGTTGTGCTAAATCGTTGATTTTAATGGTGCCGCTTAAGAGACTTGAACTATTACAAAAAATGTCACTCGCTTTACCAAATCATTCTTTAAAAGCTTAATCAGTAAATCCAATTATCACGTTGTGTCATAGAATACAACTAGTTTTAGAGAAAGGCCCGACTTACAAGGAATAAGACATTCATTTGGGAGAATGATTAGATGTTTTACAAATCAGGCCTTACTGAAAATCAAAAGACCCTGCAAAAAGTAAGGAGCTATACATTAGCTTACAAACAATTATAAAAATCCTCTACCGTCTATCAGGAATCCTAACAAATAAAGGCTTCTTTGGTATCAAATTAGTAGTCTTAAAACGCGCTAAATCATGAATTACAGAACTCTCGGTAAAACAAACTTTAATATCTCTGAAATATCAATAGGTACATGGCAGGTCGGCGGCAAATGGGGGTCTGGCTTCGATAATAACCTTGCTGATCGCTTATTGAATTCGGCCATTGATGCAGGGGTAAATTTCATAGATACCGCAGATGTATATGAAGCAGGTCTCAGCGAAAAAGCAGTTGGCCGCGTAGTTAAACAACGAAGCGAACAAATTTTTGTCGCTACTAAATGTGGTCGGCAAATTAATCCGCATGTGAGCGAAAACTACACTCCCGCTGCACTCACCAAATACGTAGAAGAAAGCCTGAATCGTACAGGTTTGGAAAGACTGGACCTTATCCAACTGCACTGCCCTCCTACTGACGTGTATTATCGGCCCGAAATCTTCGAAACTTTTGAAAGACTGAAAGAGCAAGGTAAGATTGCACATCTCGGAGTTAGTGTAGAGAAGGTAGAAGAAGCATTGAAAGCTATAGAGTTTGAGAATGTATCTACTGTTCAGATCATCTTTAATGTACTCCGCCAAAGACCTTCAGATTTATTCTTTCAAGAAGCACAAAAAAAGAATGTGGGTATCATTGTAAGAGTACCACTTGCAAGCGGACTTCTTACGGGTAAATTTTCAAATCAAACCCATTTCGACGCCAATGATCACCGCAACTTTAACCGTAAGGGTGAAGCTTTCGATAAGGGTGAAACCTTTTCGGGAATTGATTACAACCTTGGCTTACAGGCTGTCGACGAGCTTAAGCAACTTTTTCCTAGCGAAGAAAACCTAGCGCCAAGAGCACTTCAATGGATTCTGGCTCACCCAGAAGTAAGCTGCATCATACCTGGTGCCTCAAATGAAGCCCATATCACTTCAAATCTTTCTACATTCAAATTGCCTGACCTTACTCAAGATCAGCTTGATAAGATCAATGATATTTACGGCCGCTTGATCAAACCCGAAGTTCACCATCTTTGGTAAGATAATTCTTAGCGAATGCTTTTAATGAGAAGACGAAATCTCAATATCTGTCTAGGAGTAATTTCATCATTGCTTGGTCATCATCTCCTTGAGCATATTGGTGTATAGCTCTTTAGGCGACTCAGCAGACATGTATTCCAAATCATTTTTATCCACCGTTTTGGGTTCATCAAAATACTCAAAATCATGATCATGGTAATGGAAGATGGACCACTTCCCCTTGTGGTATTCAAGGGACGTTAGATTTTCAACCCAGTCACCTGAGTTAAGATAAACGACGGACCCTTTCGGTGTGTTATAGGTTTTGATTTCAGGATGATGGATATGTCCGCAAATGACATAGTCATAACCATTATCGGCAGCGATATTAGTAGATGTTTCTTCAAATTGGTTAATGAATTTAACAGCACTTTTCACGCTATTCTTCACTCTTTTGGAAAGTGAGAAACGATCCTTCCCAAGAAATTGTGCAAAAATATTTACTACCCTATTCAAGACGATCAGAAAATCGTAACCAATCGCACCAACCTTAGTCAGCCATCGAGAATGTTGCATGGCGAAATCGAAAATATCCCCGCGAAAAATCCATGCTTTTTTACCTTTGATGGTGATAACTTTTTTATTCTGAATCTCGAAGTTACCTACCTTAAAGCCTTCAAATTTCCGAAGCATTTCGTCATGATTCCCTGTGATATAAGTGATTCTAACTCCCTTCGATAGCCATTTAAAGAATTGACTAACAACTTTCATGTGGCTCTTTGGCCAATATCTTTTACTGAATTGCCAGATATCAATAATATCTCCATTCAGTATTACCTCTTTTGGCTCAATACTCTTTAAATATTTATTCAGCTCCTTGGCTTGACAGCCAAATGTCCCTAAATGGATATCAGACAAAATCAAAAGGTCAATTTTCCTTTTTGCTTTTGATTTAAATTCAGTCATACTCGAACTATCGACTTAAGCATTTGTGAGTAGTGATACAATACGCTGACTTAAGCTAGTACATTAGTATTAACTGATAATGTTTTAACTGTTACGTCATCATTGT
It includes:
- the amaB gene encoding L-piperidine-6-carboxylate dehydrogenase produces the protein MEIQQDFGMADALNKLGVKSSNHGTSTGLETLGSGTEISSYSPVDGHLIGSVTATTAAEYEQVVTTAQGAFKMWRDMPAPHRGEIVRQFGEKLRANKDALGKLVSYEMGKSFQEGLGEVQEMIDICDFAVGLSRQLHGLTIKSERPGHHMQEQWHPLGIVGIISAFNFPVAVWAWNTAIAWICGDVCIWKPSEKTPLCGVACQNIIAEVLKDNNLPEGISCMINGDYTVGEMMTADGRVPLVSATGSIRMGKIVGKAVAERLGKSILELGGNNAIIISPEADLRMTVIGSVFGAVGTAGQRCTSTRRLIIHESIYDKVKQALVDAYGQLRIGNPLDENNHVGPLIDKDAVNSYLAAIGKVKTEGGNVIVEGGVLEGEGYESGCYVKPCIVEANNEFEIVQAETFAPILYLLKYEGDVQNAIDLQNGVAQGLSSAIMTNSVQEAHYFLSASGSDCGIANVNIGTSGAEIGGAFGGEKETGGGRESGSDAWKAYMRRQTNTLNYTTELPLAQGIKFDL
- a CDS encoding trypsin-like peptidase domain-containing protein, coding for MISKKQFFLALLASSCLGGLVVLIGMNVMTDGQMGINNNAGLSSTVTTSFNKIDESPKDYIVPEGINFIKASRAAVPAVVHITNTSKPSSGSRSWSKLLGRRGRVRQSTGSGVIISPDGYIATNYHVVEDADELEVRLDDNRRIEAELIGVDEDTDLALIKIKAAGDLDFVEFGDSDQVEIGEWVLAVGNPFDLNNTVTAGIVSAKARNINLISGQRNQYGIESFIQTDAVVNRGNSGGALVNLDGGLIGINTAIATNTGTFSGYSFAVPSILVKKVMDDLLEFGEVKRGLLGVQIMDADGRGTTELSGVLIRGVSPGGAADKAGIKDNDVIVGIDERPIRTTSELQEFVARKRPGDEILVQFKRDGLKKEANLTLKEKIELITRDPEEIKFTYKVEGATFAGLSDRLKYALRVEGGVQLLELGDGAWKKAGLKENFVITKVGDRDITDLEQFQSLLDSKKRDFYVMGKYPEGEKEYFKIDW
- a CDS encoding Hsp20/alpha crystallin family protein, with the translated sequence MNLVRRNSDWTSPLTIDRFFDRFLNESTDQTTASFTPRVDIAESDKAFEIQLAVPGLDKKDINIDLRDGLLTISGERKFVKEDKERNFYAVQTQYGTFKKSFQLPDSVEESKIEASYNNGILNVVVPKDESKRIVSKITVK
- a CDS encoding NRAMP family divalent metal transporter; protein product: MSSNRKNLIKALGPGILFASTCIGVSHLVQSTRAGADFGYGLVAFIILALLFKYPFFEFGSRYTAATKKSLLEGYLAEGKWVLWIYFILSLFSMFTVTAAVTFVTAGMFNNLTGLTLDPTYVSGLILLFCTVVLAIGKYGLLDAMLKIVGAVLLVSTLVAFFASIAKGRVTPVEGFIPPEITERSSLIFIIALMGWMPTAVDLSTWNSLWAVERMKQIGYTPKLKAILFDFNFGYLVTAVLAICFLTLGANVMYGTDVELSGNSTTFSDQVVTLFTSALGDWAYLIIATAAFSAMFSTTITVVDGFGRAMGETVRLLFFKEADSKRTYNGMMVTVSVISFLFILLLAANLKDLVDLATIISFLIAPVIALINYRVITSKQITEEFRPNQRLLGLAKTGIVFLSAFAIVYVIVYFFMG
- a CDS encoding aldo/keto reductase; the encoded protein is MNYRTLGKTNFNISEISIGTWQVGGKWGSGFDNNLADRLLNSAIDAGVNFIDTADVYEAGLSEKAVGRVVKQRSEQIFVATKCGRQINPHVSENYTPAALTKYVEESLNRTGLERLDLIQLHCPPTDVYYRPEIFETFERLKEQGKIAHLGVSVEKVEEALKAIEFENVSTVQIIFNVLRQRPSDLFFQEAQKKNVGIIVRVPLASGLLTGKFSNQTHFDANDHRNFNRKGEAFDKGETFSGIDYNLGLQAVDELKQLFPSEENLAPRALQWILAHPEVSCIIPGASNEAHITSNLSTFKLPDLTQDQLDKINDIYGRLIKPEVHHLW
- a CDS encoding UDP-2,3-diacylglucosamine diphosphatase gives rise to the protein MTEFKSKAKRKIDLLILSDIHLGTFGCQAKELNKYLKSIEPKEVILNGDIIDIWQFSKRYWPKSHMKVVSQFFKWLSKGVRITYITGNHDEMLRKFEGFKVGNFEIQNKKVITIKGKKAWIFRGDIFDFAMQHSRWLTKVGAIGYDFLIVLNRVVNIFAQFLGKDRFSLSKRVKNSVKSAVKFINQFEETSTNIAADNGYDYVICGHIHHPEIKTYNTPKGSVVYLNSGDWVENLTSLEYHKGKWSIFHYHDHDFEYFDEPKTVDKNDLEYMSAESPKELYTNMLKEMMTKQ